From the Solibacillus sp. FSL R5-0449 genome, one window contains:
- a CDS encoding alpha/beta hydrolase: MNYIFNQGKEDKPVFLLLHGTGGDENSLLALAEIIDPEASVLSVRGNILEHGMPRFFRRLAEGVFDMEDLAFRTKELYEFIGEKASEYGFDRQNIIAIGYSNGANIAANLLFEYENALKGAVLHHPMVPNHDTTVAKQNGTQVFIAAGVNDPICPQQEAIDLERYLTDAGASVTLEWESNGHQLTMNEVQKAKAWYERTF, encoded by the coding sequence ATGAACTATATTTTTAATCAAGGTAAAGAAGATAAGCCGGTATTTTTATTGTTACATGGTACTGGCGGGGATGAAAACAGTCTGCTTGCACTGGCAGAAATCATTGATCCGGAAGCTTCGGTTTTAAGTGTGCGCGGCAATATTTTAGAACATGGTATGCCACGATTTTTCCGCCGTTTAGCTGAAGGCGTGTTTGATATGGAAGATTTGGCTTTCCGTACGAAGGAACTGTATGAATTTATCGGCGAGAAAGCAAGTGAATACGGCTTTGACCGTCAAAACATTATTGCGATCGGTTATTCAAATGGTGCAAATATCGCAGCGAACCTGTTATTTGAATATGAAAATGCATTAAAAGGGGCGGTTTTGCATCATCCAATGGTTCCGAATCATGATACAACTGTGGCGAAACAGAACGGCACACAAGTATTTATCGCAGCAGGAGTGAATGACCCGATTTGCCCGCAGCAAGAAGCAATCGATCTGGAGCGCTATTTAACAGACGCAGGAGCAAGCGTGACATTGGAATGGGAATCCAACGGTCACCAGCTGACAATGAATGAAGTACAAAAAGCGAAGGCATGGTATGAACGCACGTTTTAA
- a CDS encoding ring-cleaving dioxygenase, producing MNHIKGIHHVTAITSSAEKNYEFFTYVLGMRLVKKTVNQDDIQTYHLFFADDKGSAGTDMTFFDFPGIPKGRHGTDEIYKTAFRVPNDAALDYWVKRFDRLKVQHEGIKPLFGKQTLSFVDFDDQQYMLISDENNEGIASGTPWQKGPIPLEFAITGLGPIHVRVSNFDYFKEVLEKVLVMRQTGKEDSLHLFEVGEGGNGASVIVEHNTVLQPGRQGFGTVHHAAFRVEDTAVLREWIGRLESFGFGTSGYVDRFFFESLYARVAPGILFEWATDGPGFMGDEPYETVGEILSLPPFLESKRDYIESVVRPIDTVRSTKTIEKEYE from the coding sequence ATGAATCACATTAAAGGAATCCACCACGTAACAGCCATTACAAGCAGTGCAGAAAAGAATTACGAATTTTTCACATATGTATTAGGAATGCGACTAGTGAAAAAAACGGTTAACCAGGATGATATTCAAACATACCACCTGTTTTTCGCGGATGATAAAGGTTCTGCAGGAACAGATATGACTTTCTTTGATTTCCCTGGAATCCCGAAAGGCCGTCACGGTACGGACGAAATTTACAAAACAGCTTTCCGTGTTCCAAACGATGCGGCACTGGACTATTGGGTAAAACGATTCGATCGTCTGAAAGTACAACATGAAGGAATCAAACCATTGTTCGGTAAGCAAACATTATCATTCGTCGATTTCGATGACCAGCAATACATGCTTATTTCAGATGAAAACAATGAAGGAATCGCTTCAGGTACACCTTGGCAAAAAGGTCCGATTCCATTAGAGTTTGCGATTACAGGATTAGGTCCAATTCATGTACGTGTTTCAAATTTTGATTATTTCAAGGAAGTTCTTGAGAAAGTATTAGTGATGCGTCAAACAGGAAAAGAAGATTCATTGCACTTATTTGAAGTAGGGGAAGGCGGTAACGGAGCATCTGTAATTGTCGAGCATAATACAGTGCTGCAGCCAGGTCGTCAAGGTTTCGGTACAGTTCACCATGCAGCATTCCGTGTTGAAGATACAGCCGTGTTGCGTGAATGGATCGGCCGTCTTGAAAGCTTCGGATTCGGTACGTCGGGCTATGTGGACCGCTTCTTCTTTGAATCACTTTATGCACGTGTCGCACCGGGGATTTTATTTGAATGGGCTACAGACGGACCAGGTTTCATGGGCGATGAGCCATATGAAACAGTAGGGGAAATCCTGTCATTACCACCGTTCCTGGAGAGTAAACGCGATTATATTGAAAGTGTTGTCCGACCGATTGATACGGTGCGTTCAACAAAAACAATCGAAAAAGAATACGAATAA
- a CDS encoding MarR family transcriptional regulator — protein MSKYDKHLKAFTVLHRAQTSVQEATKKDIQQHDLNLTEFAVMELLYHKGDQPIQIIGKKVLIASSSITYVVDKLEKKNLVARVACPTDRRVTFVSLTDEGRQMIESIFPSHEKKIASIFDVLSDEELQNLTDYLKRVGHHANKF, from the coding sequence ATGAGTAAATATGACAAACATTTAAAAGCATTTACTGTTTTACATCGGGCTCAGACTTCCGTTCAAGAAGCAACGAAAAAAGATATCCAGCAGCATGATCTGAATTTAACGGAATTTGCCGTGATGGAATTGCTTTATCATAAAGGAGATCAGCCTATCCAAATCATCGGTAAAAAAGTATTGATCGCTAGCAGCAGTATCACGTATGTCGTTGATAAACTGGAGAAGAAAAATCTCGTGGCACGTGTTGCCTGTCCGACAGATCGCCGGGTTACTTTTGTTTCGTTAACGGATGAAGGAAGACAGATGATTGAATCGATTTTCCCGTCACATGAAAAGAAGATTGCATCGATTTTTGATGTGCTGTCGGATGAAGAACTGCAAAATTTAACAGACTATTTAAAGCGTGTGGGACACCATGCGAACAAATTTTAA